From Anoplopoma fimbria isolate UVic2021 breed Golden Eagle Sablefish chromosome 11, Afim_UVic_2022, whole genome shotgun sequence, one genomic window encodes:
- the LOC129098324 gene encoding immunoglobulin lambda-1 light chain-like — translation MLGTLCTLITALTCVSGVTVVTQKPPVVTVMKGETATMDCNLGTVTASGVRWYKQIPGGVPQFVLYFLHSSSSPSYGSGFSSPKFTSTHQSTSDYRLTINTIEEGDSAVYYCNTWDGSVNEWVFGQGTKLIVTSSSLPPPVLTVFPPSSAELQSNKASSQSVPFADVTWFSGGSPVSSGISTSTAVKQPDQTFHISSYLDVQTSDWNMDKVYKCKVSLGSQTSEKASRSHLTTVKQNN, via the exons ATGCTGGGGACCCTCTGCACTCTCATCACTGCTCTAACAT GTGTGAGTGGTGTGACGGTGGTGACACAGAAACCTCCAGTTGTGACGGTGATGAAAGGAGAGACAGCCACCATGGACTGTAACCTGGGGACTGTTACTGCCAGTGGTGTTCGCTGGTATAAACAGATTCCTGGAGGAGTTCCTCagtttgtattatattttcttCACAGCTCAAGCTCTCCAAGCTATGGCTCTGGTTTCTCCTCTCCAAAGTTCACATCTACTCATCAGTCAACTTCAGATTATCGTTTGACCATAAACACCATCGAGGAGGGAGACTCAGCAGTCTATTACTGTAATACATGGGACGGCTCTGTGAATGAGTGGGTAT TCGGACAAGGAACCAAGCTGATTGTGACAA GCTCCAGCCTCCCTCCTCCCGTCCTGACTGTCTTCCCTCCGTCCAGTGCTGAGCTCCAGTCCAACAAAGCCTCTAGTCAGTCTGTGCCTTTTGCAGATGTGACCTGGTTTTCTGGAGGGAGTCCAGTGAGCAGTGGGATCTCCACCAGCACCGCTGTTAAACAACCAGACCAGACTTTCCACATCAGCAGCTATCTGGACGTCCAGACGTCAGACTGGAACATGGATAAGGTTTACAAATGTAAAGTGTCTTTGGGCTCCCAGACTTCAGAAAAAGCATCAAGAAGTCATCTAACAACAGTAAAGCAGAACAATTAA